The Endozoicomonas montiporae CL-33 genome contains a region encoding:
- a CDS encoding Gfo/Idh/MocA family protein, with translation MIRFAVIGTNWISHAFCEAAHNTGLFKLAAVYSRTLKTAHTFASRYQVDTCYDNLQAMAENPNIDAVYIASPNSLHAPQAELFLKQGKHVIGEKPLASNIDEVKQLIEIAQTNSVVLMEAMKTRYVPNLQVCREALPSLGRIRRAHFSYCQYSSRYQKYLEGENPNTFNPEFSNGSLMDIGIYPLTAAIELFGKPQNVLASGSLLDSGVDAHGSLTLKYDGFEVLISHSKVSEGLTPSEIQGESGSLLIDHISNCRRVTRQLRGGTSEELTVNQPDNTMEYEAKVFAELIKNRQYQHQGLTQSLIISEIMTAARKMMGVVYPADK, from the coding sequence ATGATTCGCTTTGCCGTTATCGGAACCAACTGGATCAGTCATGCTTTTTGTGAAGCGGCTCACAATACCGGATTATTCAAACTAGCCGCAGTTTATTCCCGCACACTGAAAACAGCCCATACCTTTGCCTCCCGATATCAGGTCGATACTTGCTATGACAACCTTCAGGCTATGGCAGAAAACCCGAATATTGATGCCGTTTATATAGCCAGCCCCAACTCGCTACACGCACCACAGGCAGAGCTTTTCCTGAAACAGGGCAAGCATGTGATAGGAGAAAAACCCCTGGCATCGAATATTGACGAGGTGAAACAACTTATTGAAATCGCTCAGACTAACAGCGTCGTCTTAATGGAAGCCATGAAGACACGCTACGTGCCAAACCTTCAGGTATGCCGTGAAGCATTGCCATCACTGGGCAGAATTCGTCGGGCACATTTCAGTTATTGTCAGTATTCATCGCGCTATCAAAAATACCTTGAAGGAGAAAATCCGAACACCTTCAACCCCGAGTTTTCAAACGGCTCCCTGATGGACATTGGCATCTACCCTCTCACGGCAGCCATTGAGCTATTTGGTAAACCACAGAACGTTCTGGCCAGTGGTAGTCTGCTGGATTCCGGAGTCGATGCTCATGGTTCGCTGACTCTGAAATACGACGGTTTTGAAGTATTGATCAGTCACTCGAAAGTCAGTGAGGGACTAACTCCCAGTGAAATTCAGGGCGAATCAGGCTCGCTTCTTATTGACCATATTTCGAATTGCCGCAGGGTGACGCGTCAACTCAGAGGCGGAACATCTGAAGAGCTGACCGTCAATCAACCTGATAACACGATGGAGTATGAAGCAAAAGTCTTTGCGGAATTGATTAAGAACAGACAATACCAGCATCAGGGGCTAACCCAGTCGCTAATCATCAGTGAAATTATGACTGCTGCCAGAAAAATGATGGGTGTCGTTTATCCGGCAGATAAATAA
- a CDS encoding TetR/AcrR family transcriptional regulator gives MSRQQKRQQREAEILSATMKLSEERSFLDLRMSDIAKAADCSMGAIYSHFSSKEDLLLGCADTICRMRMPLKQRVSQQELPPHEHLALICLCMWLYDDLNPGHYRLQQLAMNPSVWERASTQRYQSINDFSNDMYAWMKVISKEILDQHPTLQHTEELALELELGLFSCTWGLFQIKESGFQVFDRVLSGDNAYEMHKRQIKRFFASWDIHADDIDERLDMLEVLARTIVLEETNNM, from the coding sequence ATGTCCAGACAACAAAAGCGCCAGCAAAGAGAAGCAGAAATCCTTTCAGCCACTATGAAGCTGTCGGAAGAACGCAGTTTTCTCGACCTGCGCATGTCTGATATTGCCAAGGCAGCCGACTGCTCCATGGGAGCCATTTACTCGCACTTTTCCAGCAAAGAAGACCTGCTACTGGGGTGCGCGGATACCATTTGTCGAATGCGAATGCCCTTAAAGCAGCGAGTTTCTCAACAGGAGCTGCCTCCCCATGAGCATCTCGCTCTGATCTGCCTTTGCATGTGGCTTTACGATGATCTGAACCCGGGACATTACCGCCTTCAACAGCTGGCCATGAATCCATCTGTCTGGGAGCGGGCATCTACCCAGCGTTATCAGTCTATTAATGATTTCAGTAACGACATGTACGCCTGGATGAAAGTGATTTCTAAAGAAATTCTGGATCAACATCCAACCCTGCAACATACCGAAGAGCTGGCTCTGGAACTTGAGCTTGGTCTCTTTTCCTGCACATGGGGCCTGTTCCAGATAAAAGAATCCGGATTTCAGGTGTTCGACAGGGTACTGTCTGGCGATAATGCTTATGAAATGCACAAACGACAGATCAAACGTTTTTTTGCAAGCTGGGACATCCACGCTGACGACATTGACGAACGGCTGGACATGCTTGAAGTTCTGGCTAGAACTATTGTTCTGGAAGAAACAAACAACATGTAA
- the cls gene encoding cardiolipin synthase, giving the protein MDSSWYSILFGGVYLALITAFALNIIMHRRSVGVSLAWLVLVFALPVAGFICYLLFGPRRLGIRRIRRLKKLYPDYEQWSRHLTSVISNTTVKTDAMREHAGIYTLSEQALGILGMPCSNLQLFHETDAIIDGILHDIEQAKKSIALEFYIWDATGRGKELAEALIRAAKRGVDCVVVLDGVGSRRFLRQYWGKRFRLEGISVTESLPVGLLRMLVERMDIRNHRKILAVDDDIAWTGSFNLVDPVYFKADANVGRWVDAMVRMEGVAAHVMSTIVHWDRALETGEPFSVFQSTYEMPASQLNDHKACVHIMPSGPDAERESIHQVLLTAIYESKEELLISTPYFIPDEALLTALRSAAMRGVDVQLLVPEKNDSRMVHYASRSYYEELLNVGVKIQQFKGGLLHTKCVLVDRSIILFGTVNLDMRSVWLNFEVTLIIYDRAFSQTMALLLESYIAMSEQVELSDWVKRPFRRKLLENTLQLISPLL; this is encoded by the coding sequence ATGGATAGTTCCTGGTATAGCATTCTGTTTGGGGGCGTTTATCTTGCCCTCATTACAGCGTTCGCGCTGAACATCATTATGCATCGTCGCTCCGTTGGTGTGTCGCTGGCGTGGCTGGTGCTGGTGTTTGCGTTGCCCGTTGCCGGGTTTATCTGTTATTTGCTGTTTGGCCCACGTCGTCTTGGAATCAGGCGTATCAGGCGGTTGAAAAAACTGTATCCGGATTATGAACAGTGGTCCCGACATCTGACTTCCGTTATATCAAACACTACGGTAAAAACCGATGCGATGCGTGAGCATGCCGGTATCTATACCCTGTCTGAACAGGCGCTGGGCATTCTGGGCATGCCCTGCAGTAACCTGCAACTCTTTCACGAAACCGATGCCATTATTGATGGCATTCTTCATGATATTGAACAGGCAAAAAAAAGCATTGCCCTTGAGTTCTATATCTGGGATGCCACAGGTCGTGGTAAAGAGTTGGCTGAAGCCCTGATCAGAGCTGCCAAGCGCGGTGTTGATTGTGTAGTGGTACTGGACGGTGTAGGCAGTCGCCGTTTTTTAAGACAGTACTGGGGTAAGCGTTTTCGTCTGGAAGGGATCAGTGTAACGGAGTCACTTCCCGTGGGACTTCTGCGAATGCTTGTAGAGCGTATGGACATTCGCAATCATCGCAAAATATTGGCAGTGGATGATGATATTGCCTGGACGGGTAGCTTTAACCTGGTAGACCCGGTGTATTTTAAGGCGGATGCCAATGTCGGGCGCTGGGTGGACGCCATGGTTCGAATGGAAGGTGTGGCTGCCCACGTGATGTCCACCATTGTGCACTGGGACCGGGCGCTTGAAACCGGAGAGCCTTTTTCGGTGTTTCAGTCAACCTACGAAATGCCAGCCAGCCAGTTGAATGACCATAAAGCCTGTGTACATATCATGCCCTCGGGGCCGGATGCTGAGCGGGAATCTATCCATCAGGTATTGCTGACGGCTATTTATGAAAGCAAGGAAGAACTGCTGATTTCAACGCCTTATTTTATTCCGGATGAAGCACTGTTAACGGCACTGCGCTCTGCTGCTATGCGCGGGGTGGATGTGCAGTTGCTGGTGCCGGAGAAAAATGATTCCCGCATGGTGCACTACGCCAGTCGTTCTTATTACGAAGAACTGCTGAATGTGGGTGTAAAGATACAGCAGTTCAAAGGCGGACTGCTGCATACCAAATGTGTACTGGTGGATCGTTCAATCATTTTGTTTGGAACCGTTAATCTGGATATGCGCAGTGTGTGGCTGAACTTTGAGGTCACACTGATCATCTACGACCGCGCTTTCAGTCAGACCATGGCTCTGTTGCTGGAAAGCTACATTGCCATGTCGGAACAGGTAGAACTCTCAGACTGGGTGAAACGCCCTTTCCGTAGAAAGCTGCTGGAAAATACCCTGCAGCTTATCAGTCCATTGTTATGA
- a CDS encoding outer membrane protein OmpK, translated as MKPIRAAALAVTALPAGMLSTSVNAEYLYGFSNIQLNHLDWTKSTENKTEQRDFTYIRLEGGSGYSWGELYGFLDLENPTKSSGRTVRARHEDGRVNDGRRVAMKGNARVNIGDTGFNLFGQIFDISGQKFDEQNRFYGFGYNLVGRNFFFKPFLAAHHAQSTYFNGSNGYVLGWTASYDFSAINQKFTLFNWHETEFSRDKEYLRVNNKSEKTGHNGALELWWHATDSITAGLQYRYASDKLGYAENQDGVIYSLKYNF; from the coding sequence ATGAAACCAATACGCGCTGCTGCTCTTGCGGTTACAGCTCTGCCCGCAGGCATGTTGTCAACTTCTGTAAATGCTGAATACCTGTATGGCTTTAGCAATATACAGTTGAACCATTTGGACTGGACAAAAAGCACAGAGAATAAAACCGAGCAACGTGATTTTACCTACATCAGGCTGGAAGGGGGTTCTGGCTATTCCTGGGGTGAACTTTACGGCTTCCTTGATCTTGAAAACCCCACAAAAAGTAGTGGACGAACTGTAAGAGCTCGTCATGAAGACGGAAGGGTAAACGATGGTCGTCGTGTTGCTATGAAAGGTAACGCACGCGTCAATATTGGGGATACCGGTTTTAACCTGTTTGGCCAGATCTTTGATATCAGTGGCCAAAAATTTGATGAACAAAACCGCTTCTACGGTTTTGGTTATAACCTTGTAGGCAGAAATTTCTTCTTCAAGCCCTTCCTGGCGGCTCATCATGCACAGTCTACTTATTTCAACGGCAGTAACGGTTATGTTCTGGGTTGGACAGCCAGCTACGATTTCAGTGCAATAAATCAGAAGTTCACTCTGTTTAACTGGCATGAAACGGAATTCAGTCGGGATAAAGAGTATTTACGTGTTAATAATAAGTCAGAGAAAACAGGCCATAACGGTGCGTTGGAGCTGTGGTGGCATGCCACTGACAGCATCACTGCCGGTTTGCAGTATCGCTATGCCAGTGACAAGCTTGGCTATGCAGAAAATCAGGATGGTGTAATTTACTCACTGAAGTACAACTTCTGA
- a CDS encoding efflux RND transporter permease subunit, with amino-acid sequence MNIAEYSIKNKVISWTLVALLLVGGIVSFNNLGQLEFPEFPIPQAMVNTVYPGAAPEQVEEEVTLPLERAIQELEYVKHITSVSSAGTSQIMVELSEDYSSDDQPQIWDELRRKVGDIQGALPPGVLPSIINDDFSDVYGILYNISGEDYTYRELEDYANILRRELTMVEGVKKVSIAGTVTEQVIIEISQAKLASLNINPGLIYGLIQHQNTVSNAGRMLIEGQSVRIHPTGEFQSIKELEQLVVSMPGSSELVYLGDIANIYTAFDETPFNLYRSNGEKALSLGISFAKGVNVVDVGRAVDQRMAELESSRPVGIDLTTVYDQPDVVYESVNDFIVSLIQAIVIVIVVLLFTMGLRSGLLMGGILMLTIFGTFIGMNILSIQLELISLGALIIALGMLVDNAIVVTEGVLVGLKRGQTRIEAIKSIVEQNIWPLLGATAIAIIAFAPIGLSPDATGDFMRSLFLVLLISLTISWVLAITLTPFFCHMVFKDPDQTTLTGNPEDPYKGILFVVYRTILNKALRHRIISLVLIVATLFAAIVGFGHVKHAFFPPSNTPVFFVDVWMQEGTDIRQTQENMRALEQEVLAFDEVQNVTTVMGMGAQRFILTYAPENMYSSYSQLIIETDSLQTMETLLPQVRERFESQYPEYEYKFKLLENGPAPAARIEARFYGPDPDVLRQLGAQAIEAMEAVPDAVDIRNNWREHVSIVRPQLDEAAARRSGISKLALDSTLLVNFSGQQVGLYREGSYLMPIIARAPEAERFNADRIEDLQVWSQERNAFVPISQVVKGFETETENPLIMRRNLKRVLTVLADVAPFSSDTPESMRQKLKDGVEAIPLPEGYSLEWGGEYIMSKEANESVFKSLPMGYLSMFLITILLFSTLRQPLAIWSTVPLSIIGIAAGLLLLDMPFTFTAMLGMLSLSGMVLKNGIVLVEQINIEAKTASSIQKAILDACVSRVRPVCMAALTTMLGMIPLIADAFFSSMAVTIIFGLGFATVLTLVVLPVIYSLLYRIRFDL; translated from the coding sequence ATGAATATCGCTGAATATTCAATCAAAAACAAAGTCATCAGCTGGACCCTGGTCGCACTGCTTCTGGTTGGGGGCATTGTGTCGTTTAATAATCTGGGGCAGCTTGAGTTTCCCGAGTTCCCTATCCCCCAGGCGATGGTCAATACCGTTTACCCGGGCGCGGCACCGGAACAGGTTGAGGAAGAAGTCACTCTGCCACTGGAGCGCGCTATTCAGGAGCTGGAGTATGTGAAACACATCACCTCGGTATCCAGTGCCGGAACGTCGCAGATCATGGTTGAGTTATCAGAGGATTACAGTTCTGATGACCAACCACAGATCTGGGATGAACTGCGCCGCAAAGTGGGCGATATTCAGGGGGCTTTACCGCCCGGAGTCTTACCGTCCATCATCAATGACGATTTCAGTGATGTGTACGGTATTCTGTATAACATCAGTGGTGAAGATTACACCTATCGCGAACTGGAAGACTACGCCAATATATTGCGTCGTGAACTGACCATGGTTGAAGGGGTTAAGAAAGTCTCGATTGCCGGAACGGTTACGGAACAGGTCATCATTGAGATCTCCCAGGCCAAACTGGCGTCGCTGAACATTAACCCCGGTCTGATTTATGGTCTGATCCAGCATCAGAATACGGTATCCAACGCTGGACGAATGCTGATTGAAGGCCAGTCTGTGCGTATTCACCCTACTGGTGAGTTTCAGTCCATTAAAGAGCTGGAACAACTGGTGGTGAGCATGCCCGGCAGTTCAGAGCTGGTCTATCTGGGCGATATCGCCAATATCTACACAGCCTTTGATGAAACCCCGTTTAATCTTTACCGCAGTAATGGTGAAAAAGCCCTGTCTCTGGGTATTTCGTTTGCCAAAGGTGTCAACGTAGTCGACGTTGGTCGTGCTGTTGACCAGCGCATGGCCGAGCTGGAGTCCAGCCGCCCTGTCGGTATTGATCTGACAACGGTTTATGACCAGCCTGATGTCGTTTATGAGTCGGTTAACGACTTTATCGTGAGCCTGATTCAGGCGATTGTGATTGTTATCGTTGTACTGCTGTTTACCATGGGTTTACGATCCGGCCTGTTGATGGGCGGCATTTTGATGCTGACCATTTTCGGCACCTTCATCGGCATGAATATTCTGTCCATTCAGCTGGAACTGATCTCGCTGGGTGCACTGATTATTGCCCTGGGTATGCTGGTTGATAACGCCATCGTCGTCACAGAAGGCGTTCTGGTCGGCCTGAAACGAGGCCAGACCCGCATCGAAGCCATCAAAAGCATTGTGGAACAGAACATCTGGCCTCTGCTGGGTGCAACCGCCATTGCCATCATTGCGTTTGCGCCTATTGGCCTGTCACCGGATGCTACCGGCGACTTTATGCGATCCCTGTTTCTGGTACTGCTGATTTCCCTGACCATCAGCTGGGTTCTGGCTATTACCCTGACACCATTTTTCTGTCATATGGTGTTTAAGGACCCGGACCAGACGACATTGACCGGTAACCCGGAAGATCCGTACAAAGGCATTCTGTTTGTTGTTTATCGCACCATTCTGAACAAGGCCCTGAGACACCGTATTATATCGCTGGTACTCATCGTCGCTACACTGTTTGCAGCCATTGTTGGTTTCGGTCATGTGAAGCATGCGTTCTTCCCACCTTCCAACACGCCTGTTTTCTTTGTCGATGTCTGGATGCAGGAAGGTACGGATATACGACAAACGCAGGAAAATATGCGCGCCCTTGAACAGGAAGTCCTGGCCTTTGACGAAGTACAAAATGTCACCACCGTCATGGGCATGGGCGCACAGCGTTTTATCCTGACATATGCTCCGGAAAACATGTACAGCAGCTACAGTCAACTGATTATTGAAACCGACAGCCTGCAGACCATGGAAACCCTGCTGCCACAGGTGCGCGAACGATTTGAAAGCCAGTATCCGGAGTATGAATACAAATTCAAATTGCTGGAAAACGGCCCTGCGCCTGCAGCCCGAATTGAAGCCCGTTTCTATGGCCCCGATCCGGATGTACTTCGACAGCTGGGTGCCCAGGCCATTGAAGCGATGGAAGCGGTGCCGGATGCAGTGGATATCCGTAACAACTGGCGTGAACACGTATCCATTGTTCGCCCACAGCTGGATGAAGCAGCAGCCCGTCGCAGTGGCATTTCCAAACTGGCTCTGGACAGCACCCTGCTGGTGAATTTCAGTGGTCAACAAGTGGGTCTTTACCGCGAAGGCAGTTACCTGATGCCCATTATTGCCCGCGCACCGGAAGCCGAACGTTTTAATGCGGATCGCATTGAGGATTTGCAGGTATGGAGTCAGGAGCGTAATGCGTTTGTCCCTATCAGTCAGGTCGTAAAAGGTTTTGAAACCGAAACGGAAAACCCGCTGATCATGCGTCGCAACCTGAAACGAGTCCTGACCGTTCTGGCAGACGTGGCACCGTTCAGCAGTGATACGCCCGAATCCATGCGTCAGAAACTGAAAGACGGCGTTGAAGCGATCCCGCTGCCTGAAGGTTACAGCCTTGAGTGGGGTGGCGAGTACATAATGTCGAAAGAAGCCAACGAGAGTGTTTTCAAATCTCTGCCAATGGGCTATTTGTCGATGTTCCTGATCACCATTCTGCTGTTCAGTACTTTACGACAGCCGCTGGCTATCTGGTCTACCGTACCGTTGAGTATTATTGGTATCGCGGCAGGCTTGCTGCTGCTGGATATGCCCTTTACCTTCACTGCCATGCTGGGGATGCTGAGTCTGTCGGGCATGGTGTTGAAAAACGGTATTGTGCTGGTTGAGCAGATTAATATCGAAGCGAAAACGGCTTCATCCATTCAAAAGGCCATTTTGGATGCCTGTGTCAGTCGTGTGCGTCCGGTCTGCATGGCAGCACTGACCACCATGCTGGGCATGATTCCGTTGATTGCTGATGCATTCTTCAGCTCTATGGCGGTCACTATTATCTTTGGCCTTGGCTTTGCCACCGTACTGACACTGGTGGTGTTGCCGGTGATTTATTCACTGCTGTACCGCATTCGTTTTGACCTTTAA
- a CDS encoding TSUP family transporter: MEFVLSLDWALLLFMVGLMAGFVDSIAGGGGLITVPALLAVGLNPAQALATNKLQSSGGAFSASYYFVRKGMVKLSDLKLAIVLTFVGSALGTTLVQMIDASVLEHIIPFLMIGIAGYFLFSPSVGDTDCKQRFTMNLFALTAGFGIGFYDGFFGPGTGSFFAIAFVSLMGFSLTKATAHTKVLNCTSNIASLLFFIMGGAVVWKVGLVMITGQLIGARLGSKVVMSRGQQIIRPMIVIISLIMTGKLLWNNYGYLLFS; encoded by the coding sequence TTGGAATTTGTATTGAGTCTGGACTGGGCGTTATTGCTGTTCATGGTGGGGTTGATGGCAGGGTTTGTCGACTCCATTGCCGGTGGTGGCGGATTGATTACGGTTCCTGCCTTGCTGGCAGTTGGGTTGAACCCTGCCCAGGCTCTGGCGACCAATAAGCTGCAAAGTAGCGGTGGCGCCTTTTCAGCCAGTTATTATTTTGTCCGCAAAGGTATGGTGAAGCTCAGTGATCTGAAGCTGGCCATTGTCCTGACCTTTGTTGGCAGTGCGCTGGGTACTACTCTGGTGCAGATGATTGATGCCAGTGTGCTGGAGCATATCATTCCTTTCCTGATGATCGGTATTGCCGGTTATTTCCTGTTCTCCCCCAGTGTCGGTGACACCGACTGTAAACAACGCTTTACCATGAACCTGTTTGCTTTAACGGCGGGTTTTGGTATTGGTTTTTATGATGGCTTCTTCGGGCCGGGAACCGGGTCATTCTTTGCTATTGCCTTTGTCAGCCTGATGGGCTTTTCCCTGACTAAAGCGACAGCTCATACTAAAGTGTTGAACTGCACCAGTAATATCGCGTCCCTGTTGTTCTTTATTATGGGTGGTGCTGTTGTCTGGAAAGTGGGTCTGGTGATGATAACCGGACAATTGATCGGTGCCCGTTTGGGTTCCAAGGTGGTTATGAGCCGTGGCCAGCAGATCATTCGGCCGATGATTGTGATAATCTCGTTGATTATGACCGGAAAGCTGCTGTGGAATAACTACGGCTACTTGTTGTTTTCCTGA
- a CDS encoding FAD-binding oxidoreductase, whose protein sequence is MLSFNTRLTPVDLSSLTPDSLNANTIPDGLAGIDIGIRPCRRSGPNLSACETGRQLIIHNYGHGGAGWSLSHGSVLHALSLFEARKCNKQAPVTIVGAGVMGLLTSLYLHERGYRNLEIVASEFEGITSCRSTGYYAPLAMSLNNEKQQAFINDIGFKTFSTFQAIEQGEHPLFKRGISPVHVYAGVGGYSESILDTETGLEPYVEQGLLPEPVLGEIDFGNGQKHIMRRFQTYFMNTPGIMEELNELLDQKGIRRTQKTVHDFGELKSDIVFNCSGIGGQQLNHDNNVHPNLGILLLLKQPDMGALHYIIYTRYRSPLSDSDHDNYIYFMPRGNGLLGATFIPNNDGTDEAENLKQIHRIVFENKAFFGT, encoded by the coding sequence GTGCTGTCTTTCAATACACGCCTTACACCGGTCGATCTCAGCTCCCTGACTCCGGACTCTCTTAATGCCAACACAATCCCTGATGGTCTGGCAGGCATTGATATAGGCATACGCCCCTGCCGCCGAAGCGGGCCCAACCTGTCAGCCTGTGAAACCGGTCGTCAGCTGATTATTCATAATTACGGACATGGTGGTGCGGGATGGTCACTGAGCCATGGCAGTGTTTTGCACGCCCTGTCCCTGTTTGAAGCCAGAAAGTGCAACAAGCAAGCTCCTGTTACGATTGTGGGAGCCGGGGTGATGGGTCTGCTCACCAGTCTCTATCTGCACGAACGCGGTTATCGAAATTTGGAAATCGTTGCCAGCGAATTCGAAGGCATCACGTCCTGTCGCTCAACGGGTTATTACGCCCCTCTGGCAATGAGCCTGAACAATGAGAAACAGCAGGCATTTATTAATGACATAGGCTTTAAAACATTCTCGACATTTCAGGCTATCGAACAGGGTGAACATCCTTTATTCAAACGTGGCATCAGTCCGGTGCACGTTTATGCCGGAGTGGGAGGGTATTCAGAAAGCATACTGGACACTGAAACCGGGCTTGAACCTTATGTAGAACAAGGACTGCTGCCTGAACCTGTACTGGGCGAGATAGATTTCGGCAACGGTCAGAAACATATAATGCGCCGCTTTCAGACCTACTTTATGAACACGCCGGGCATTATGGAAGAGCTGAACGAGCTACTGGATCAAAAAGGCATTCGTCGTACACAGAAAACCGTCCATGACTTCGGTGAACTGAAAAGCGATATCGTTTTTAACTGTTCCGGCATTGGTGGGCAACAACTGAACCACGACAACAACGTTCATCCTAACCTGGGTATTTTATTACTGTTAAAACAACCCGACATGGGTGCACTGCACTATATCATTTACACCCGCTATCGCAGCCCGCTGTCTGACTCTGATCATGATAACTACATCTATTTTATGCCCAGAGGTAATGGTTTACTGGGAGCCACGTTTATTCCCAACAACGACGGCACCGATGAAGCTGAAAACCTGAAGCAAATCCACCGTATCGTATTTGAGAACAAAGCTTTCTTTGGTACATAA
- a CDS encoding efflux RND transporter periplasmic adaptor subunit encodes MKPTSLAGFVRAAITATVSLSLLTACSQPAEEQTSVVRPVKLFEVVNRQAQNLREFPAIVAASEEASLSFRIPGELLQFPVSSAMIVEEGQLLAKLDDRDIKNEVVALQADFDLAASDFRRIQSLLEKQMVSQSDFDNANTRLKASRVNLQLAKDRLGDTVLTAPFAGRIAQTLVENYQSVQAQQPVMILQDHQTLDISVQVPESILTQVQEDRVDPSYQPVVTFAGNNGTEYKVSYKEHATRVTPGTQSYEVIFSMPAPETFTVYPGMGATLAIDMTRILGNGNPGSEYIVPMTAVLKNNASGQYQVWVYNPDTGTVTPKAVTVGRITQSGITVTSGLEDGAQIVSAGLSRLRIGMEVKPLERERGV; translated from the coding sequence ATGAAACCAACTTCCCTTGCCGGGTTTGTACGCGCTGCGATAACGGCAACCGTTTCTCTCAGCTTACTGACAGCCTGCTCACAACCTGCAGAAGAGCAAACCAGCGTTGTGCGACCGGTAAAGCTGTTTGAAGTGGTTAACCGACAGGCACAGAACCTGCGCGAATTTCCGGCTATCGTCGCTGCCAGCGAAGAAGCATCACTCTCTTTCCGGATTCCGGGGGAACTGCTGCAGTTCCCTGTGTCATCCGCAATGATTGTGGAAGAAGGACAACTGCTGGCAAAGCTCGATGATCGGGATATTAAAAACGAAGTCGTCGCTTTGCAGGCTGATTTTGATCTGGCTGCATCCGACTTCCGCCGTATTCAGTCCCTGCTTGAAAAACAGATGGTTTCACAGTCTGACTTTGATAACGCCAACACCCGTCTGAAAGCGTCCAGAGTCAACCTGCAACTGGCCAAAGATCGTCTTGGCGATACGGTTCTGACCGCACCTTTTGCCGGACGAATTGCCCAGACCCTGGTAGAAAATTATCAGTCCGTTCAGGCACAGCAGCCTGTGATGATTCTTCAGGATCACCAGACACTGGACATCAGTGTTCAGGTACCTGAAAGCATTCTGACACAGGTACAGGAAGACCGTGTTGACCCGTCTTACCAGCCAGTGGTGACTTTTGCCGGGAATAACGGTACGGAATACAAAGTATCTTATAAAGAGCATGCCACCCGTGTGACACCGGGCACACAGTCCTATGAAGTCATTTTTTCCATGCCTGCACCCGAAACGTTTACTGTTTATCCGGGCATGGGCGCAACACTGGCCATCGACATGACCCGGATCTTGGGTAACGGCAATCCCGGCTCTGAATACATTGTCCCCATGACTGCGGTACTGAAAAACAACGCCAGCGGCCAATATCAGGTATGGGTGTATAACCCGGATACCGGGACCGTGACTCCAAAAGCAGTGACTGTCGGTCGCATTACTCAATCCGGAATTACCGTCACCTCCGGTCTTGAAGATGGTGCGCAGATTGTATCCGCAGGCCTGAGCCGCTTGCGCATCGGTATGGAAGTCAAGCCACTGGAACGTGAGCGCGGAGTGTAA